In Polynucleobacter ibericus, a genomic segment contains:
- the rnpA gene encoding ribonuclease P protein component: MNSARISELLKTRPKTSLYWGMYVASTQEGAKPDLGVAVAKKLAKRAVDRNRLKRMIRELIWAAQTNTLNKDVVVKLKKPIGRETRGRLRKKEKETLRSQISGLL, from the coding sequence TTGAATAGCGCAAGGATTTCTGAATTATTAAAAACACGCCCCAAGACAAGTTTGTATTGGGGTATGTATGTTGCATCCACTCAAGAGGGCGCTAAGCCTGACTTGGGGGTTGCAGTAGCAAAGAAGTTAGCCAAAAGAGCGGTTGATCGAAATCGCCTAAAGCGGATGATCCGCGAATTGATTTGGGCGGCTCAAACCAACACATTAAATAAAGATGTTGTGGTTAAGCTCAAAAAACCAATTGGTCGCGAGACCCGAGGCAGACTCAGAAAAAAAGAAAAAGAAACTTTGCGGTCTCAAATTTCGGGGCTTCTTTAA